TGGATTCCAGAATCCCCAAGGTCTAACATTGCTGTAGAAAGATTTTAGGACTTCCATATCTGTTGGTTTGCTTAAGTAAGTTCCTAAAAGACAACCTAATATCGAAAATCCAAAAATTAATGGGAACAAGTAAATCGATGGCACTTGCGAAAGTTGATGTAATAACGTTCCGTCTCCAAAATTTCCTTTATTCTGATCCAAAACAAATTGAAGCGAAGCTGCAACAAGTCCGCCGACCATTCCCCAGAAATAACCCCATCCGTTAAAACGCCACCAAATCCATTTTAAGAAGTTCGCTGCAACGTAACCTCCGTACAAAGCACTTGTAATCCAAAGCGTTAACGAGTTGATAGAATCTGCGAAGAATCCCATAAAAACTCCAAGACCAACAACTAAAAAAGAAGAAATCTGACTTACTTTAATATAGTGCTGATTTGAAGCAACTGGTTTGAAGTATTTTTTATAAATATCATTTACAATATATGCTGGTCCTGCATTTACGAAAGCTGAGAATCCAGACATAAAAGCAGCTAATAAACCTGCTAGAAGAATTCCTTTAATTCCAACTGGGATATAAAGATTCACCACTTTTGGCATTAATAATTCTAAATCTGCTCCCGTAAGATTAACATTTGCGTTTAATTCTGGCGCAAGATTTACCAATGCAATAACCACAATTCCAGTGATTAATAAATATCTCGGAATAAATAAAATTAAGTTGGTAAAACCACTCATGTAAGCGGCTTCTTTTACAGATTTTGTAGAAAGAACACGCTGTAAATCGTAACTTGGTGTTGGACCTGCCACACTTGCAAAAAATCCTTTGAAAAGCGTCATTCCGATGAAAGCACCAAACATTTTATAACCTTCTGTATCAATTAATCGGTTGAAAGTTTCGAATTTATCGCCCCATTGTGTTTCAAATTCCCATCCGAAGAAAACATTTTTCCATTCTGGAGTAATTACAGAATTGATCTGAATATCAGTATAATTAATGAATGCGTAACCTGCAATTAGAACTCCGGCAACAATCATAATAATATATTGCACCACTTCTGTTGCCACTACTGAAAACATTCCGCCTTTTACGGTATAAATTGTAGTTAAGAAAATGATTAACAATGCATAAGCCTGTTCTGATGTTAAGAAAACACCACCGTTCATATGAACTGTTAAATCCCAAGGAAGAATAATGGTTACAAATTTTCCGATTCCAACGAAGAAATAAGCGATGAAACCAATCGTAGAAATAATAGCAAAAATAGCCACAATAATATGAGAAGCTTTTCCTGCTTTATCGCTTCCAAAACGAGTTAAAATCCATTCAGAGCCCGTCATAACTTTTGATCTTCTAATCCAGACTGCGAGGAACATCATGACGAAAATCTGATTCCAAATCGGCCAAAGCCACATAAACATGAAACTTTTTACGCCATATAAAAATAAAACTCCAATCATCCAGGAAGTTCCTGAAACATCAAACATTCCTGAGCCATTGCTCAATCCTAAAAAATACCATTTGATTGATTTCCCGCCAAGGAAATAATCGTCAAGCCCTTTTGATGCTTTTCTTGAAATCCAGATTCCTATACCGACCGACATTACGATATAGATTAAAATGATTGATACGTCTATAATGTTCATTAAATATTTATTTTGAATTAGTTAGTTCAGACCCCAGTTTTTGTTTGGCTGTGCTCCCATTACAAAATGAAGCACACCGCCTTGCAGCATTTCTTGGTGAGAGATTGCTGTTTTATTAAATGCTTTTCCGTTTAAAGTAGCCGATTGGATATAGAAATTTTTGTTGGAAACATTCTCTGCTTCAATTACAAAAGTTTTTCCGTTTGGAAGATCTAAAGTTGATTTTTCAAAAATCGGACTTCCAATTTCGTATTCACCAGAAGCTGGATTCATTGGATACAATCCCATTGAGCTGAATACATACCAAGCTGACATTTGGCCGCAATCTTCGTTTCCGCTTAGACCATTTGCAGTCGTATTATATTGTGTGTCCAAAATATGGCGCACCCAATATTGCGTTCTCCAAGGCTGACCTGCGTGATTAAACATATAAGCAATGTGGTGACTTGGCTCGTTTCCGTGCGCATACTGCCCGATCAAACCAGAAATATCAGCAGAAACATTGTTTCCTGTAATCTCAGAACTTTCTGTAAACAGCTGTTCTAGACGTTTTGTAAATACAGCATTTCCTCCGTGAAGCGTAATAAATTCGTCAACATTATGAGGTACAAACCAGCTGTGTTGCCATGCATTTCCTTCTGTATAATCTGTATGTTCTCTGTGATTTGAATGTTTAGGGTCGAAAGGTTCGTTCCAAGATTTTCCATCTTCCGATTTTCCTCTCATGAAACCAGATTTCGCATCAAATAAATATTCGTAAGCTTTTGCACGTTTGGAGAAAAACTCATAATCAGTTGTTTTTCCTAAAGCTTTCGCCATTTGCGCCACACACCAATCATCATAAGCATATTCTAAAGTAATGGTAACCGATTCGTCTAATAAATTATAAGGAATGTAACCGTATTTTTTGTAGAAATTTAATCCACGTTCATCCTGCATCATCGTTGCTTTCATTGCTTCAAAAGCTTTTTCGGCATCAAAACCTTTAATACCTTTCATATAAGCATCAACAATAACCGGAATCGAATGATATCCTGTCATCGTGTTGGTTTCATTAGCATATAAAGTCCAAACTGGCAATATTTTTTTGGTTTCATAATACGCTAACATTGAGTTAACCATATCTGAAACTCTGTCTGGATCTAGAATTGTAAGTAATGGATTTTCGGCTCTAAATGTATCCCAAAGCGATAAAGTAGAATAAGCGGTATAATTTTTTGAAGTTACAATTTTGTCATCTTCAGTTCTAAACTGTCCGTTTTTATCGCTGTACGTTACAGGCGCAACTTGAGCGTGATACAAAGCGGTGTAGAAAATAGTTTTTAAAGAATCAACTGGAGTTTCTACAGAAATTTTGCTTAACGCTTTGTTCCAAACTGCAGAAGCATCTGTTTTTACTTTTTCAAATTCCTGATCTTTATCTAAATTATCTTTCGCATTAGCTATACTAACTGAAGAAAGCGCCACTTTTACTCCTAATTCTTTAGAATTTTTAGGATCGAAGAATAATTGTAAGGCTGTATTTTCACCTTCTGCATTTTTAGCATTAACTACTTTTTTGTCAGCCGTAATAATAGATTCTGTGATTGGTTTTGAAAATTTAGCCACAAAAAATACTTTCTGATTTTTTGCCCAGCCCGTACTGTAGCGGTAACCGCTGATGGTATTGGCATCTTCAATTGTAATAGAAGTTTTTACCGCTTTGTCCCAATTAATAGCAAAACCTAAATCGACCACAACAGATTGCGTATCGTTATTATTATAGGTGTACTTATGAAATGCGGTTCTTTGCGTAGACGTTAATTCTACATTGATTTTAGGATCTTCAAGAAAAACTTGGTAATAACCCGGTATTGCTTTTTCGTTAACATGATTATATTTTGATTTATACGGTAAGAAATCGCGTGAAGCGGCTTTGGCGGTTAAGTCTAACTTTTTGTTTGTCGGCATAAATAAAATATCTGCCAAATCACCGATTCCTGTCCCGCTTAAATGTAAATGACTAAATCCAGAAACTATCGAGTCAGAATAATGATAGCCTGAGCACCAGTCCCAGCTAGAAACCCCATTATCTGGACTCACTTGCAGCATCCCAAACGGAACTGTTGCGCCCGGATATGTATGTCCGTGCCCTCCTGTACCTATAAAAGGATCTACATAATTTGTTGCAAAACTTTGCTTATGTTGATTTTTATCTACATTTATTTTGCAACTTGCAGTTAAAATTACCGTCAGAGAAAGCAGAGTAATTTTCCTCATATCAAAACAATATTAATTTAACTTTAAATTTAGATAAATTCAACTTTTACCAAAATATTTTTAGACGGACGACATTTAAACAGCTCTAAACATCAAAAAATAGCAACAAACGACATTTATTCTCCTATTATGATTTTCAACTCAAACAAACCTTATAGTTTACCTATACGCTATCATGTTTACTTTTGGC
The Flavobacterium humidisoli DNA segment above includes these coding regions:
- a CDS encoding sodium:solute symporter family protein produces the protein MNIIDVSIILIYIVMSVGIGIWISRKASKGLDDYFLGGKSIKWYFLGLSNGSGMFDVSGTSWMIGVLFLYGVKSFMFMWLWPIWNQIFVMMFLAVWIRRSKVMTGSEWILTRFGSDKAGKASHIIVAIFAIISTIGFIAYFFVGIGKFVTIILPWDLTVHMNGGVFLTSEQAYALLIIFLTTIYTVKGGMFSVVATEVVQYIIMIVAGVLIAGYAFINYTDIQINSVITPEWKNVFFGWEFETQWGDKFETFNRLIDTEGYKMFGAFIGMTLFKGFFASVAGPTPSYDLQRVLSTKSVKEAAYMSGFTNLILFIPRYLLITGIVVIALVNLAPELNANVNLTGADLELLMPKVVNLYIPVGIKGILLAGLLAAFMSGFSAFVNAGPAYIVNDIYKKYFKPVASNQHYIKVSQISSFLVVGLGVFMGFFADSINSLTLWITSALYGGYVAANFLKWIWWRFNGWGYFWGMVGGLVAASLQFVLDQNKGNFGDGTLLHQLSQVPSIYLFPLIFGFSILGCLLGTYLSKPTDMEVLKSFYSNVRPWGFWNPVYKQLKAEDQSFQKNNDFYLDMMNCVIGIVWQSSMILLPIYFIIRDYPKAAVALVVFLVTTTVLKFTWLDRVRKIEE
- a CDS encoding GH92 family glycosyl hydrolase — encoded protein: MRKITLLSLTVILTASCKINVDKNQHKQSFATNYVDPFIGTGGHGHTYPGATVPFGMLQVSPDNGVSSWDWCSGYHYSDSIVSGFSHLHLSGTGIGDLADILFMPTNKKLDLTAKAASRDFLPYKSKYNHVNEKAIPGYYQVFLEDPKINVELTSTQRTAFHKYTYNNNDTQSVVVDLGFAINWDKAVKTSITIEDANTISGYRYSTGWAKNQKVFFVAKFSKPITESIITADKKVVNAKNAEGENTALQLFFDPKNSKELGVKVALSSVSIANAKDNLDKDQEFEKVKTDASAVWNKALSKISVETPVDSLKTIFYTALYHAQVAPVTYSDKNGQFRTEDDKIVTSKNYTAYSTLSLWDTFRAENPLLTILDPDRVSDMVNSMLAYYETKKILPVWTLYANETNTMTGYHSIPVIVDAYMKGIKGFDAEKAFEAMKATMMQDERGLNFYKKYGYIPYNLLDESVTITLEYAYDDWCVAQMAKALGKTTDYEFFSKRAKAYEYLFDAKSGFMRGKSEDGKSWNEPFDPKHSNHREHTDYTEGNAWQHSWFVPHNVDEFITLHGGNAVFTKRLEQLFTESSEITGNNVSADISGLIGQYAHGNEPSHHIAYMFNHAGQPWRTQYWVRHILDTQYNTTANGLSGNEDCGQMSAWYVFSSMGLYPMNPASGEYEIGSPIFEKSTLDLPNGKTFVIEAENVSNKNFYIQSATLNGKAFNKTAISHQEMLQGGVLHFVMGAQPNKNWGLN